CCGCAGGATCGATGAGATGCAGCGGCAGCTGCTGGTGAAGAGTCTCGCCGTGGGCTTCGGGGTCGCTATGCTCGTCGCGGTCACCGTCGGCATGCTCCGGATGAGCGGCCTCGACGTGCCCATGCCGGAGTGGATCGTCTTCTCGGGCGGGATGTCCGCCTGGGGCATCGCCGCGATGGTGCTGACCCTCCGGGTCGATCGGTGAAGAACGAGGTGAGGCGCCTGCGCACGGAGCGGGGCTGGACCCAGGTGCAGTTCGCCGAGGCGCTGGGGGTCTCGCGCCAGACCGTGAACGCGCTCGAGACCGGCCGCTACGATCCCTCGCTGCCGCTCGCCTTCCGCATCGCCGCAACCTTCTCCCTCCCCATCGAGCAGATATTCACCCCCGATGCCGATGACGCACCGCCGACCGGAGGGCGACGATGACGGGACCGCTCGGCGGCACGTCACCCCTACTGGCAGGTGCCGCGGAATCGCTCCTTGGGGCTCGAGAGCAGCCTCTCCGACAGGGCCGCCTGCATGATGA
This DNA window, taken from Leucobacter tenebrionis, encodes the following:
- a CDS encoding helix-turn-helix transcriptional regulator, with the translated sequence MKNEVRRLRTERGWTQVQFAEALGVSRQTVNALETGRYDPSLPLAFRIAATFSLPIEQIFTPDADDAPPTGGRR